A stretch of DNA from Saccharomycodes ludwigii strain NBRC 1722 chromosome I, whole genome shotgun sequence:
GGCTCCCTGGGGACTCTGATTTTAATGCTATGATTAATGATGACAAATTGGGTAATCGACAATTTGTTTTAGGAGAAAAATGGACTAATAAGCTTTTTGCATCTCCTCCTCAATTATTTGGCTAGCATATTtggtcaaaaaaaaacataatctAATAACTGACCGAGACCATTATgaatttctctttttacCCTGcattcatttttaaatctgATTCATGTTTCATTCAGGTCAAGTTTAATTTACCAATTCCTTAATAACatgccaaaaaaaaaaaaaaaaaaaaaaaaaactaaatttttgaccttatttttaattactaTGAtcttattgtttttatatttttttttcttccttccTTCCTTCCTTCCTTTCAATTCTTTTCAAGGGTaacagtttttttatattagaTTTATCtatcttttatatttatgtatgcctatttatttagtattttaattaattattttgcactagtaatttttattatgttacaaattatatttcttgattgatatgaaaaaattacatcTCTCGCATTAGGATTTTCGGTCGAAAAACATCTTAATATTTCCATTATATTTCCCGCCCCTTCCCCCTTTTCTTAatcaaaaggaaaaacatTTTGCTTAATACACCATAACAATTAATATCACATTAACTTgttaaaagagaaaaagaaaaaaaataaagctaTACACATATTTCAATCAAACAATGGTCAAAattaaactaaaaatagCTATAGTTCAATTAAATCCTCAAATCAATCAGATAGCAAATACTGAAAATAGAgcaattaaattattaaataaattgaaagtACACAATTTGACACCCCAATTAATCATTTTCCCAGAGTTTGGGCTAACTGGGTATAATTTCCATTCAAAAGCTCAAATTGAGCCATATACAACCTTTAATAACAAAGGATATAATTATGACTTTGCTAAGAAAGTTTCCAATGAATTTCAATGTTATACTATATTAGGGTATCCTGAGAAGTTTATCTCCAAAGAAACTAAAAAACTTTCACTTTATAATTCTACCATGGTTATTAATGCTGATGGAAAGTTGGTGCACAATTATAGAAAATCGTTTTTGTACGATACCGATGAAGAGTGGGGATGTGAAGAAAACCCAATTGGTTTCAATAAGTTTGAACTAGAGTTCCCCGTATCACAGACCACTGCTGGTGCTAGCGCTAATCGTAACAAAGTGAAGGTTCCATCTGCTATTGGTATATGTATGGATTTGAATCCTTATAAATTTGAGGCACCCTTTAACGATTTTGAATTTTCCAGTTTTGTATTAGATAACAAAGtcaaattaattatttgtCCCATGGCTTGGTTGAATTCTTTGTCAGTTACTAAAAGAGAACAAGCAAGCGATATAGCAATAAAGGAGAAATTACATGAAATAACAAAACtgaaaaaggaaatgcCTTTTCTTTGCAAACCATCagaaaatgataaatataGTATAAATTTGGACAATTCATCAACAACACCAAGAAAGGAATCCTGTGAAAATACTGAAGGACCTGCATTTCGTGATTTAAATAAGCCTGATATGGAAAACGTTAACTATTGGATTTTAAGATTTACACCTTTACTAAATATCAACTATCGAGCAAAATGGTGGAAACAATTGAAAGATATTTTCGTGGAGAGAGGTTCTAATAATGAGATATCTTCATCGATTTTAGGAGTCACCAAAGAAAAACCTTGGGGTTTCCAAGACTCAAATGCAATTTTGTGCATGAGCAATAGATGCGGTATTGAAGAAGACAACACAGTTTTCGCTGGAAGTTCGGGTATATACAAATTTAACGGTAAGGATTTTACTAATGAAGAAAGCACGCCTTTAACGTTGGACAGTTCAAATCCAAGTGTTGAATTATTGGGAAACTTAGGTAAAGGCGAAGAGGGCATTTTATATAGAGAGGTAGAGCTGGAATTATGAACTGAATGTAGATACGCAATGGGTTTCCTCATTTAgttgaataattttaagTGGAAATAACCTGTAAGACAATAATTGTATATacataatttataaaaaaaatttttttaatcaaaagTTGAATCCATTTCAAACACGGTATTTGTTACTGTGCTATCACCAAtgacaaatattttatttccgATATTGTTAAAATCCATGGAAATACGGTTATCCTCGCTTTCATtttcgttattattattattattattattattattattattattattattattattattattattattattattattattattattattattattattatcatcctCAACATTTTCCGTAAACTTATAAAGATCTAGCTGACCCTCTTGATATTGTTCATAAAGATTAACTAAAACCTCTGTAGCGGCAAAGCAAACTTGTTCTTTATCTTGTTCATCCAAATATGGTGTTAATAGTCTTGATTCATGTGTATACAAAAAGGGGTCtttaaacatatttttttttaaaatcttattttttccaatgtATTTGTGCAGCCCAGTAAATAGATTTAATCGgttttcattatcattatcctTTATGGATCTGATTtccaattcttttaaatggTACTTTGATTGCGGGAAAATATTCAATAGCTCACTAACAAAGTCATATTGGTGATAAACACATAGATTGTGTaacattttcaaaacatcTCTAAATTCCAATCTGTTCAACGGATTCAAAATGTCATATGctctaacaaaaaatagcGAGTCTAAATTCCTTGCCATTTTCAACGATTCTGTAGGCACCCACTCATCCCATTCAGGTAAGAACGtatattgtttataaaGGGTTAGCCTATATGAATTTGGTACTTTATATTCGTCTCTTAGCAACTTTATAGAAAGTCTTGGAATCAATGCTGGTGAATTGTGGAAAAAAGTGTTAACTAGTGGCGAAATCTCATGAAAATTATGGAAATGACCGTTTCTACAGTTGTAcaattgtaaaattttgttaatgTTATAGTTTTCTCTCCAAGTCAATTCAGATGCAGGCGAGGCCCTCTTTCTATTTCTCGAATTTTCATCCTTTACAGTCCTCCCcaaattttgtaaaaaatttgcATCTTTGTCTGCAAAATATTCTTCAGGAAGGCTTTTAAGAAAGGTTAAGTACTCATCGCCACTGAAATCGGTTACATTTTGCAGCAGGTTTGGATCTTTGTATTCTAAATTATGAACGTCATGCTTGATTACCTctgtattaaaataatccTTGTAGCTATTAGTAACTGGGTCTGACGAAACACTTAGTCCAGTGATATCGATATACAAACCACTGTCAATGTCTATAAACCTGGCGtcaatattattctttCCATTGCCATGGTTTCTATGAGTTAAAAAAGTGTTTATATCAAGTAAATATCGACCGCTACCCTCATGAGGATCCTGCATAATTAAGCTTTGGTTGAAGTATTCAGCCAGTAAATGTAAATGTGTTATAGGCATTTGTAAATCCATGTCCTGGTCCCAATGGAAATTCTTACCATTATATATGTAGCCATACAAAGTTCCATGTGCCAACCAACTGACTAATCCATTGGCTTTAGTAAATGCTAACCAAGTCTTTATcatattattcaatttgaTTTGAACTATATGTTTATCAGCTTTGCAATCCTcaccattaaaaaatactttatCAAAATGACGTCCAACACCATcaaattgtaaaatattaccACATTCTTGGAAATATTTGGGAATCATTGTGTAATGTGTATTTAgtgaaatatttaaactTTCCATATAGGATATTTGATGTTTATTTAGCAAATTTTTCTCGTGTGCTTCCAACAACtcttctaatttttttgggccattaaattcaaaatctTCTGGTAATAAATTGATTAAAATGTCATTTTCCAATGAATGTTTAAAATCCTGAGAAATTTCTGTAATTTTCAAGGGctcaaatttttcaacaaatttatcaaaaaggTCAGCTGGTGACTTATTGAAATCTAAACCGGAACCTTTATTTCTCTCTAGCGTACTATTTAATAATCCAGACTGTATTATGTTGGGACGGTGTCCATACTTATCAACAGTTGTGTCCTGATCAAGGAAAACTTGATATGAATTGTGGGTTTTGTGAACAAAAGTCAGAGAAAGCGGGGGTTTGactttgtttaaaatatagCTTCTGGCCTGTAGTTTATAAACTTCGGGTCTTAATTTATCGTACAGGTCCAAAGTTTCGACCTGAGCTGTAAATGGTggtcttttattattgtagttttcattaaaatatcTACAATGTTTTTCGATAACTTGGAAAACGTGTGCACTTTTCGATTTCATGGCTTTATTGTAAAAGAATTGttcttcatattttttccGTAATCCAGGAGAAAGCAACGAATCATCCTTTTTCTTGGATAATTCCTCTTCTACTAATGTCAAAGAATCTAGGGGAAAAACaggattaaaaaagaattcgCAGTTTATTTGAGTTTCAGATAAGccaattaatttatttaaatcatgGAAATCAGCAAAATCATACCAAGAAAAAGGTAATTCCGGTACTTGAGTTAAATCGTCATATTGCAGGATATTATCTAAGTAAACAGTCCAATATAATCTTGGGTCACTGTCATAATATTTGACCTGGTCTAAtgattcaaattttttgtcttgtaaaatattatgATGTATAGTGAAAGTATCTGGGAATATGTAGTCCGTATTATATTGAAATTTGTAATACAATGCTAAATCTGGATCATTTATATTGTGTTGAGTTAAATCATTGGAAATTCGATATGTCCTTGGGAGTGAAGTGATAAATAtggttaaaaataatgtgGTAAGTAAAACTAGAAATAATAGCTTAAAAAATCTGGCTCTGcgtattttaaaacttgatTTCAATGGAGTGTATTTACTATCCAAAAGGTTTTTCATATTTCttaccaatttttttttttttttttttttcgtttctAGACGATGTAAAAAGGGGtaagaagaaggaaaagTAAAGAAGAGGGACGATTGCTAAAAAGAATTTCCAGTTTTGAGAAATTATTATGGTTACGATTCTATTcttgtttattaaataagtAAAGATTGAAGggagttgaaaaaaaaagaatagatatatatatatatatttatttatataatagattttattacaatatgttatataaaaaagaaaaagggagaaaaaaaaaagccaagacaaaataaaaaaattttctacttttttttctgaatCAAAGGCCGATTCAGATTCAGATAgctgaaaaagaaaaagaaaaagaaaaagaaaaaattgttattattaaaatttaataataagcATGGACAATATAAGtcatgtttattttttattttttatttttatccatgttattaataatgattaataaaatatgaataatttatctaatcaattaaagttttattagGTGTAAATATATGAATAGGATTGTTATAATACTTATTCTCCGCCAATTTTAAgagtatttattttcattgatagttatatctattttatattttatagaTCCATCACTCGAAGGGAAAATgattaaacaaaaacaatataaaaaaagaaaagaaaacaaatacaCCCAAATTAAAGTATTGTACCAcacaaaacaataataagaataatatttaGTACGCAAAAGTGGGCTTATCATTCATTTTGTTTCCTAGGCACATTTGGCGTACATTTAATCTTCCAATTTGGACGCATGAATTTATATAATCAAACTGCGGCAAGTAATTAATAAGAATTCCAGtagttattatcatcatccaCTTCTTGctttatcaaaataaccCTTCGCCTGAGTtccatttaattttttttattttttatttttttcactcAGCTAACgatcaatttttaaagtacCTCTTAGAAACAataagcttttttttctgtgaGAATCCAGTTACTAATTAAACAATTATATACTAAATAAAGTACTTAACAAACAATTTCCCCTCTTCCTTTCTTCCTAATAACAGAATATTtactttattataaaatactGATGGTGTGCAAGTTAAAcgtaattaataatatatttgtatacaaacaaggaaaaaagtACAATAACTCTTTTCCTCccattaaaatatatttaattacttatttatttttattttttttttaatcccACTGTCCCTATTtgcttttttcattttcccCGTTGGCTTTTTCtgttaattgtttttccaagtttttaatatcaacGTAGGCTTGAGCTAAAGCTTCCTTTAAACTTTCATTAGCTGTAGACAATCTTTGGATTTCCTGCTCATCCAAAACCTTATTGAAAGAGAGTTGTTCATTCATTTCtccatcttttttttgcaaataTTCAATATATTCGGCAGCTTTATTCAAAATAGCTGCTTTGGAACTTTCCTTAAACGGTAATAAACGAGCTACTCTGCCTATAGCAGTATTGATATTTtcccttcttcttctttctacCTCTTTATGTGATTCTTTCCTTTGACGATTCTGCAACTGTTTCTCTTTCTGAACTtcaatttgaaaatgattATTTGGTTTAACAGGAGCAATAGGTTCAGTATGGTTATCAACCTCTTGAGATTCAATTAAATTAGCATAGtctatattttgttttatatcttCTGATTGATTCTCTTCTCCATTTTCTATtagtttttcatttttattagagCTGCTCTTAtcagaagaagaagaagaagaagaagaagaagaagcatCATCATCAGCAGCAGAAACATCACtatcatttttgtttttattatcaatgtCAGCACTTTTGGTGGATAGGCTTCCCTTCTTAAGATTTGTTTCAgtattttctctttctatTTCCTCCTCTTGACTTTGCTGCTTACTTAATGTAGCTGAAGTAGCAACTTCTACAACAGATGAGGTCATAGTTCCATTTTGTTTCTCAGTAGCATCATTCGAATCACCAGCATATTTTGTAGCCTGATCATTGATAATAGAATTTGATTTGTCTTTATTAGCCAACAATTGAGaatctatatttttgtcTTGTACTTTTGCATCCTGGGTTTCATTCTTGGTGGTGGCGTCATCTATGATATTAGTGTTAGtatcatcaatattattcTCCTCTTGTGCTgataataaagatgaatGATTATGAAGATTAGATatattttggtttttgGGTCTcttattgttattgatgTTATCAATATTAGTACCTCCAATGGATCTTTTAGTAACAGTCATGTTCCGTGtagtttatttatatatttttattatattttagttAATATACATGTATTATTAGATATTGACTAAGTGTTTGTGGTTACTATATTTACttgcttttattatttttgtaattaGTTATAACAGTATATTTGGTTCAAAAGTTGAGGTTTAATACTTGGACATTATGTGGTTGAAAATAGGGATTacaaaggggaaaaaaaaagacgtTTTAAAACACACGTGAACATCAcgtttttcatttatatatatatttttttttttttttttttttttttttttctctcttctttttccctctttttatttttaacatttaCAAATTCtttgttatatattatcaatGCTTGT
This window harbors:
- the NTA1 gene encoding amidase (similar to Saccharomyces cerevisiae YJR062C | NTA1 | N-Terminal Amidase), whose translation is MVKIKLKIAIVQLNPQINQIANTENRAIKLLNKLKVHNLTPQLIIFPEFGLTGYNFHSKAQIEPYTTFNNKGYNYDFAKKVSNEFQCYTILGYPEKFISKETKKLSLYNSTMVINADGKLVHNYRKSFLYDTDEEWGCEENPIGFNKFELEFPVSQTTAGASANRNKVKVPSAIGICMDLNPYKFEAPFNDFEFSSFVLDNKVKLIICPMAWLNSLSVTKREQASDIAIKEKLHEITKLKKEMPFLCKPSENDKYSINLDNSSTTPRKESCENTEGPAFRDLNKPDMENVNYWILRFTPLLNINYRAKWWKQLKDIFVERGSNNEISSSILGVTKEKPWGFQDSNAILCMSNRCGIEEDNTVFAGSSGIYKFNGKDFTNEESTPLTLDSSNPSVELLGNLGKGEEGILYREVELEL
- the MNN14 gene encoding Mnn14p (similar to Saccharomyces cerevisiae YJR061W | MNN14 | MaNNosyltransferase regulator (paralog of YKL201C | MNN4)): MKNLLDSKYTPLKSSFKIRRARFFKLLFLVLLTTLFLTIFITSLPRTYRISNDLTQHNINDPDLALYYKFQYNTDYIFPDTFTIHHNILQDKKFESLDQVKYYDSDPRLYWTVYLDNILQYDDLTQVPELPFSWYDFADFHDLNKLIGLSETQINCEFFFNPVFPLDSLTLVEEELSKKKDDSLLSPGLRKKYEEQFFYNKAMKSKSAHVFQVIEKHCRYFNENYNNKRPPFTAQVETLDLYDKLRPEVYKLQARSYILNKVKPPLSLTFVHKTHNSYQVFLDQDTTVDKYGHRPNIIQSGLLNSTLERNKGSGLDFNKSPADLFDKFVEKFEPLKITEISQDFKHSLENDILINLLPEDFEFNGPKKLEELLEAHEKNLLNKHQISYMESLNISLNTHYTMIPKYFQECGNILQFDGVGRHFDKVFFNGEDCKADKHIVQIKLNNMIKTWLAFTKANGLVSWLAHGTLYGYIYNGKNFHWDQDMDLQMPITHLHLLAEYFNQSLIMQDPHEGSGRYLLDINTFLTHRNHGNGKNNIDARFIDIDSGLYIDITGLSVSSDPVTNSYKDYFNTEVIKHDVHNLEYKDPNLLQNVTDFSGDEYLTFLKSLPEEYFADKDANFLQNLGRTVKDENSRNRKRASPASELTWRENYNINKILQLYNCRNGHFHNFHEISPLVNTFFHNSPALIPRLSIKLLRDEYKVPNSYRLTLYKQYTFLPEWDEWVPTESLKMARNLDSLFFVRAYDILNPLNRLEFRDVLKMLHNLCVYHQYDFVSELLNIFPQSKYHLKELEIRSIKDNDNENRLNLFTGLHKYIGKNKILKKNMFKDPFLYTHESRLLTPYLDEQDKEQVCFAATEVLVNLYEQYQEGQLDLYKFTENVEDDNNNNNNNNNNNNNNNNNNNNNNNNNNNNNNNENESEDNRISMDFNNIGNKIFVIGDSTVTNTVFEMDSTFD
- the CBF1 gene encoding Cbf1p (similar to Saccharomyces cerevisiae YJR060W | CBF1 | Centromere Binding Factor), encoding MTVTKRSIGGTNIDNINNNKRPKNQNISNLHNHSSLLSAQEENNIDDTNTNIIDDATTKNETQDAKVQDKNIDSQLLANKDKSNSIINDQATKYAGDSNDATEKQNGTMTSSVVEVATSATLSKQQSQEEEIERENTETNLKKGSLSTKSADIDNKNKNDSDVSAADDDASSSSSSSSSSDKSSSNKNEKLIENGEENQSEDIKQNIDYANLIESQEVDNHTEPIAPVKPNNHFQIEVQKEKQLQNRQRKESHKEVERRRRENINTAIGRVARLLPFKESSKAAILNKAAEYIEYLQKKDGEMNEQLSFNKVLDEQEIQRLSTANESLKEALAQAYVDIKNLEKQLTEKANGENEKSK